The Thioalkalivibrio thiocyanodenitrificans ARhD 1 nucleotide sequence GGCCCAAGCCGTTGGCTGCCCTGCTCACGACCCTCGCCCGGAAGGTCCGTGGTCACTACAACTACTTCCGGGTGGTGGGCAATAGCCGGGGCCTGTGGACGTTCTACAAGGAAGTGGTAAAGCTGCTGTACAAGTGGTTGAATCGACGCAGTCAGAGACGAAGCTTGACATGGTCGAGGCTGAATCGGGTGCTGGAGCGCTTCGCGTTTCCGCGCCCCGTCCAGCCCGTCCGGTAAGCAGTGAATCGGGGGGCTTGCGTGAGCGCTGGTCTTGCTACGCGAGTGAGTATGTTTGAAGAGCCCGGTGCGGGAAAACCGCACGGCGGGATCTGTGCAGGGGGCGCCGGGTAACCGGCGTCCCTACTGCGACGAGTACCATCACCACAAAGGGGAATAGTCGTGGAAACAATTGCAGTAGTACAAGAATCTCCGGCTTTCCTTGATCGTGAGAAAACGATTGCGCTAGCCATTGCAATGGTGAAAAAAGCCGTCAAAGGCGGCGCGAGGTTGATTGTGTTCCCCGAGGCTTTCATCTCGGGATATCCCGCATGGATTTGGCGGCTCCGGCCGGGAGGTGACTGGTCACTGAACGAGGAGCTGCATACACGCCTGCTGAATAGTTCGGTCAACGTCGATGCCGGGGAACTGGATTCGCTGTGTGAGGCCGCTAAAACACATCAGGTCACAATAGTCTGCGGTCTGAATGAAAGGGCCGGCGATCTCAGCCAGGCTACGGTTTACAACACAGTCGTTGTCATAGGCGACGATGGCATCATCTTGAACCGGCATCGGAAGCTGATGCCAACCAACCCGGAAAGAATGGTTTGGGGCTTCGGTGATGGGTCCGGCCTGAAAGTCATTGACACTGCAGTTGGCAAGGTAGGTACGTTGCTGTGCTGGGAAAACTACATGCCCTTGGCACGATACGCGCTCTATGGGCAGGGCGTACAACTCTATGTGGCACCGACCTATGATTGCGGTGAAGGCTGGATCGGCACTATGCAGCACATTGCCCGGGAAGGCCGCTGCTGGGTGATTTCCTGCGGTGTCGCACTGACCCGAGAAGATATTCCGGCCGATTTCCCCGAGAAGGACACAATCTACCCCGACTCGGAAACCTGGATAAATGCCGGTGATTCCGTTGTTATTGCACCTGGTGGCGAAATTGTTGCGGGCCCAATGAGAGAGGAAAAGGGGATCCTGTTTGCACAGATAGATGCTCAGAGCGCGGTGAATGCGAAACGCGCTCTCGATGTGGCGGGACATTACTCAAGGCCGGATATTTTCAACTTAAGCATCAATAGAGAGCCTCAGAAACCCGTGGTGTTCAAGTAGTTGAGAGAGAAATCTGACAACACGTTGCAGGTGACGTCTGACCCGCTGTGCAGCCTTGCTTCCGCAAGGCTGCACAGCGCCTCGAACGCGCCTGAACGTTGTCGTCAGGTACGGACAAAGGGGGTCAAGTCTAGCAATACATAGTAATTCTCGACCAATGGGGGCGAGACGGGGTCCATCGGAATAGGTGACGGATCGATTTCTGCAGGGCAAAAGTAGATCCGTCACCTTCTCCTTGGTGATTGACTTCAGCCTTTCTTGACATAGAACTGGATCACCCCTTCACTCTCCCCCGATCTCATCAGCGTGTGTCCCGTGCGTTCGCACCAGGCGGGGATGTCGGTGAGTGTTCCGGGATCGGTGGCAATGATCTCCAGCACTTGGCCGCTGTTGATCTTCTTCATGGCTACATTGGTTTCCACGATCGGCATGGGACAACATTTGCCGCTGGTATCCAGTTTGCTGTCAGCCCTGATATCGCTCATATGTTTGCTCCTTAAAAATACTGGCAATGTTCGGCCTTGGCGGCTTTTTCATTCAAAAACCACGATGCGCCGACGATACCGCTGGCTTCCGGGATCAGGTTGTCCTCGTTGACGCCGAAGATGCTGGCCGCGAGGCTGCAGGCATAGAAGTTCACGTTCTCGGTGGCTTTGAGGGCCTTGATCACGTCATAGATATCCGGCGGCAATCCCGCCTTCTCGACTTGCTGGCGAACCCAGCCATCCTGGTCGGCGTGCTCCCCCTGGATCACCTGGCCTTTCGCGCCTTCCTCGGTGAGTGCCTTGACCGCCCAGTTCACAAACAGCAGATCGACCTGGGTGCCCTCGGACCCCTGCAGATAGGCAAACGCCAGGGGCGTGAGCAGTTTGTCGTACCCGTCTTCGCGGACCACGATTGCGAGTGATTTCATTATTGCCTCCTAGAACGAACATTCGTTCTAACCTGAGGACCAAAAAAAGGCCGATGCGGGTTGAACACGTTGCTCAGACC carries:
- a CDS encoding carbon-nitrogen hydrolase family protein, which encodes METIAVVQESPAFLDREKTIALAIAMVKKAVKGGARLIVFPEAFISGYPAWIWRLRPGGDWSLNEELHTRLLNSSVNVDAGELDSLCEAAKTHQVTIVCGLNERAGDLSQATVYNTVVVIGDDGIILNRHRKLMPTNPERMVWGFGDGSGLKVIDTAVGKVGTLLCWENYMPLARYALYGQGVQLYVAPTYDCGEGWIGTMQHIAREGRCWVISCGVALTREDIPADFPEKDTIYPDSETWINAGDSVVIAPGGEIVAGPMREEKGILFAQIDAQSAVNAKRALDVAGHYSRPDIFNLSINREPQKPVVFK
- a CDS encoding group II intron maturase-specific domain-containing protein; amino-acid sequence: MGNGRPDPGKVTPGRRKANRPKPLAALLTTLARKVRGHYNYFRVVGNSRGLWTFYKEVVKLLYKWLNRRSQRRSLTWSRLNRVLERFAFPRPVQPVR
- a CDS encoding DsrE family protein; this encodes MKSLAIVVREDGYDKLLTPLAFAYLQGSEGTQVDLLFVNWAVKALTEEGAKGQVIQGEHADQDGWVRQQVEKAGLPPDIYDVIKALKATENVNFYACSLAASIFGVNEDNLIPEASGIVGASWFLNEKAAKAEHCQYF
- a CDS encoding sulfurtransferase TusA family protein translates to MSDIRADSKLDTSGKCCPMPIVETNVAMKKINSGQVLEIIATDPGTLTDIPAWCERTGHTLMRSGESEGVIQFYVKKG